One part of the Bacteroidota bacterium genome encodes these proteins:
- a CDS encoding sulfotransferase: MKNKATVRPGDFNKQPLWFKALNDVWRGTYFLGTQIRLEKDDIIKSARKLTGLYDLGSDFLDEPLDRMLWSINHEAQLHPVGRFISKQRLVNLLAVKLRAEYWFKKHPEILDQPLYPVWLITGLQRTGTTKLQRLLAADPDNRVLASWEAINPVPLNDDFRLKEKRIKKAWMSEKALRLMAPGFFAIHPVEHLAPEEDILLLDVTFLSTTPEATMHVPSYASWLESIYQAPAYEYGMKLLKFLQWQKPAKRWVLKSPHHLEFLPLVHKYFQDVRILWTHRDVHRSIPSFLSMMAHSRMIFSNNVSLQGVAAHWVRKSGYMLNKGLDFRTSDHKEGLFTDILYNDFLEDSLKSLTKIYGDNGGINEGLSERFRHAELINPPGKYGLHEYDIRDFDLSPDDIDKHTADYQHFIKDVSYGKQEKL, translated from the coding sequence ATGAAAAATAAAGCAACCGTACGCCCCGGTGATTTTAACAAACAGCCTTTATGGTTTAAAGCCCTGAACGATGTTTGGCGCGGAACGTATTTCCTGGGAACCCAAATCAGGCTTGAGAAGGATGATATTATTAAGTCAGCCAGGAAGCTAACCGGACTGTATGACCTTGGCAGTGATTTTTTGGATGAGCCTCTTGACCGCATGCTATGGTCGATCAATCACGAGGCCCAACTGCATCCTGTGGGCAGGTTTATCTCAAAGCAGCGCCTGGTAAACCTGCTTGCCGTGAAATTAAGGGCTGAATACTGGTTTAAAAAGCATCCTGAGATCCTGGATCAGCCTCTTTACCCTGTTTGGCTGATCACCGGCCTGCAACGAACCGGGACTACCAAGTTACAGCGATTACTGGCGGCAGACCCGGATAACAGGGTTCTGGCCAGTTGGGAAGCCATCAATCCTGTGCCGCTGAACGACGATTTCCGGTTGAAGGAAAAAAGAATAAAGAAGGCATGGATGAGCGAAAAGGCATTACGACTTATGGCTCCCGGGTTTTTTGCTATTCATCCTGTTGAACATCTGGCTCCTGAAGAAGATATACTCCTGCTGGATGTCACCTTCCTCAGCACAACCCCTGAAGCTACCATGCATGTGCCGTCGTATGCTTCCTGGCTCGAATCCATCTATCAGGCACCGGCATATGAATATGGCATGAAGCTTTTGAAATTTCTTCAATGGCAGAAACCGGCCAAACGGTGGGTGCTGAAATCGCCTCATCATCTTGAGTTTTTACCCCTTGTGCATAAATATTTCCAGGATGTGCGTATTTTGTGGACACACCGCGATGTGCACCGTTCCATACCTTCATTCCTGAGCATGATGGCACACAGCCGCATGATATTTAGCAATAATGTAAGCCTGCAGGGTGTCGCCGCTCATTGGGTCAGGAAATCAGGATACATGCTTAATAAAGGTTTGGATTTCAGAACCAGCGATCACAAAGAAGGTTTGTTCACCGATATTTTATACAACGATTTCCTGGAAGACAGCCTGAAGTCTTTAACGAAAATATATGGTGATAATGGAGGTATAAACGAAGGACTGTCAGAGCGGTTCCGACATGCGGAATTAATAAACCCTCCCGGAAAGTACGGTTTGCATGAATATGATATTCGGGATTTCGATCTTTCACCTGACGATATCGACAAGCATACTGCGGATTATCAACACTTTATTAAAGACGTATCTTATGGGAAACAGGAAAAGTTATAA
- a CDS encoding DUF1214 domain-containing protein codes for MRSLLFAFLGFLRFWQRLFRRMSGKTTDDISTQRITTGKAWDEFCDRLKLAGSVLQYPGTPRDALQQAEGIRYLTRLTRAALEAFVEYNDPAFPVFRRMVHETVKMGADNPDNHYFNAQISGQFEYRIWGKRNSIHYLGFFTQYGNYGTTGGMAPCGKIEDSGLILEDDGSFEIILSREPKGKNWLKTEEDTSLVIVRQTFLDHAHEVPAEFVIENLDGRKHPEPLSPVALDEGLKTASLFVAGAPLLFARWAHGFKKHPNTLPLFDPEVSNSAGGDASILYHHSYWKLDPDEALVIKVKPPACDSWNFQLNNYWMESLDYRYFTISVNKAEASYAADGSVQVVVAHKDPGLPNWINTCGHREGTMCWRWYRLKNGESPVEPSCKVMKLSDIVDNL; via the coding sequence ATGAGATCCCTATTATTCGCTTTTCTGGGTTTTCTCCGGTTCTGGCAGCGGTTGTTCCGCAGGATGTCGGGAAAGACCACAGATGACATCTCCACTCAAAGGATCACGACCGGCAAGGCCTGGGACGAATTCTGCGACCGGCTCAAACTGGCCGGCTCTGTTTTGCAGTACCCGGGAACTCCCCGGGATGCTTTGCAACAAGCGGAAGGCATCCGTTACCTTACCCGTCTTACCCGTGCTGCCCTCGAAGCTTTCGTTGAATACAACGATCCGGCCTTCCCTGTTTTTCGCAGGATGGTGCATGAAACGGTGAAAATGGGAGCGGATAACCCCGATAACCATTACTTCAATGCACAAATCAGCGGTCAATTTGAATACAGGATCTGGGGAAAAAGAAACTCCATCCATTATTTGGGCTTTTTTACGCAATACGGTAATTACGGTACTACCGGTGGGATGGCCCCTTGCGGGAAGATTGAGGATTCAGGCCTTATCCTGGAAGACGACGGCTCCTTTGAGATCATCCTGAGCCGTGAACCCAAGGGAAAAAACTGGCTGAAAACGGAAGAGGATACTTCACTGGTCATTGTAAGGCAGACTTTCCTGGATCATGCCCATGAGGTTCCTGCTGAGTTCGTGATTGAGAATCTTGACGGCAGGAAACATCCGGAACCGTTGTCGCCGGTCGCTCTTGATGAAGGACTGAAAACCGCTTCCCTCTTTGTTGCCGGGGCACCTTTGCTGTTTGCCCGCTGGGCTCACGGTTTTAAAAAGCATCCCAATACCCTGCCGCTCTTCGATCCTGAAGTCTCCAACTCCGCAGGTGGCGATGCCTCTATCCTGTATCACCATTCCTACTGGAAACTGGATCCCGATGAAGCGCTTGTCATAAAGGTCAAGCCACCCGCCTGCGATTCATGGAACTTCCAGTTAAACAATTACTGGATGGAATCGCTTGATTACCGGTATTTTACCATTTCCGTGAACAAAGCTGAAGCAAGCTATGCAGCCGATGGTTCCGTTCAGGTTGTCGTGGCGCATAAGGATCCCGGGTTACCCAACTGGATAAACACCTGCGGACATCGGGAAGGTACCATGTGCTGGCGCTGGTACCGCCTTAAAAATGGGGAATCTCCTGTTGAGCCTTCTTGTAAGGTTATGAAATTAAGTGATATAGTTGATAATCTTTAA
- a CDS encoding SDR family NAD(P)-dependent oxidoreductase — translation MADFKEKYGPWAVVAGAAEGLGRSFCISLAQRKMNIIMIDFKEGSLKELSQKISSDYGIEVLPVFLDLIRDDAWETIADISDKYDCGLLVYNAAYSKVKPFLEQSHNDLDSHLFINNRTLTHLVHCFTGRWKNRRQGGILVMASLAGLFGTGFVPTYSASKAYCLTLAEALHFELKRYNIDILACLAGATATPAFLATNPARTKFGPSVMNPEIVAEKALRKLGSKNLYIPGYFNRLSYFFLQRLLPRKVAAGIVNTTMDKMYGNKNSG, via the coding sequence ATGGCTGATTTCAAAGAAAAATACGGACCATGGGCTGTGGTTGCCGGGGCAGCGGAAGGACTTGGAAGATCATTTTGCATTAGCCTCGCGCAGAGAAAGATGAATATCATCATGATCGATTTCAAGGAAGGATCGTTGAAGGAGCTGTCACAAAAAATTTCATCGGATTATGGGATTGAAGTTTTGCCGGTGTTCCTGGATCTCATCAGGGATGATGCATGGGAAACGATTGCGGATATTTCGGATAAATACGACTGCGGATTGCTGGTATACAATGCTGCATATAGTAAAGTCAAGCCTTTCCTGGAACAAAGCCATAATGACCTGGACAGCCACCTTTTCATCAATAACCGGACGCTGACACATCTGGTACATTGTTTTACAGGAAGATGGAAAAACCGGCGGCAAGGGGGAATCCTTGTCATGGCTTCACTGGCCGGGTTGTTCGGGACAGGTTTTGTGCCCACTTACAGCGCAAGCAAGGCTTATTGCCTAACCCTGGCAGAGGCACTGCATTTCGAACTGAAACGATATAATATCGACATATTGGCCTGTTTGGCGGGCGCAACAGCAACCCCGGCATTCCTGGCCACCAATCCGGCAAGAACGAAATTCGGACCATCTGTCATGAATCCGGAAATTGTAGCAGAAAAAGCATTAAGAAAGCTGGGCAGTAAGAACCTTTACATCCCGGGATATTTTAACCGTTTGAGTTATTTTTTCCTGCAACGTCTGCTTCCCAGGAAGGTAGCAGCAGGTATCGTTAATACAACCATGGACAAAATGTACGGAAACAAAAACTCCGGTTGA